A portion of the Nitratidesulfovibrio termitidis HI1 genome contains these proteins:
- a CDS encoding hydantoinase/oxoprolinase family protein gives MYLGIDVGGTHTDAVVMDGRTIAASVKVPTDHHDLLASVRAAMQGLLQVVTPERITRMNLSTTLSTNAIVEGKTEDVAVVVSAGPGIDPEHFRVGRFYFPVGGSIDHRGEEIAPLDPAEMARVSTACCDAGVRLFAAVGKFSIRNPSHETAMGEALGARSGGSPASCGCGDFVSLGHRLSGQLNFPRRVATAYYNSAVWRVYNRFADAIEQSAREFGITAPIHILKADGGTMPLAVSRELPVESILSGPAASVMGIIALCDIREDCVILDIGGTTTDIAVFACGSPVIEKDGIEVGSYPTLVRALKTRSIGVGGDSRLHVAAGAVRVGPERAGASMAMGGKRPTLIDALNYRGHAAVGDVAASARGIRELAGLWDLYPERLADDAIAEAVARIRAAVTDLVDEVNARPVYTIMELLQGRVVEPAAVYLMGGPARVMQPLLAPALGKRVEVPDDFAVANAIGAALTRTTAELELFADTEKGVLFIPTLGVERKTGRGFDLERAKADARTALLEHLAGLGVTGGEAAVEVVEASSFNMVGDYGTVGRNIRVKCQVRPGIMGEQGNGRNACGCTPCADEAGA, from the coding sequence ATGTACCTGGGAATCGACGTCGGCGGCACGCATACCGATGCCGTGGTCATGGATGGCCGCACCATAGCGGCCAGCGTCAAGGTGCCCACCGACCATCACGACCTGCTGGCCTCGGTGCGCGCTGCCATGCAGGGGCTGTTGCAGGTGGTGACGCCGGAGCGCATCACCCGCATGAACCTCAGCACCACGCTGTCCACCAACGCCATCGTGGAAGGCAAGACCGAGGACGTGGCGGTGGTGGTGTCCGCCGGGCCGGGCATCGACCCGGAGCACTTCCGCGTGGGGCGGTTCTACTTTCCGGTGGGCGGCTCCATCGACCACCGTGGCGAGGAAATTGCCCCCCTCGACCCGGCGGAAATGGCGCGGGTGTCCACCGCCTGCTGCGATGCGGGCGTGCGCCTGTTCGCGGCGGTGGGCAAGTTTTCCATCCGCAATCCTTCGCACGAGACGGCCATGGGCGAAGCCCTTGGCGCGCGCAGCGGCGGCAGCCCCGCAAGCTGCGGCTGCGGCGACTTCGTCTCGCTGGGGCACCGCCTGTCGGGCCAACTGAACTTTCCGCGCCGGGTGGCCACGGCCTACTACAATTCGGCGGTGTGGCGGGTGTACAACCGCTTTGCCGACGCCATAGAGCAGTCGGCCCGCGAATTCGGCATCACCGCGCCTATCCACATACTGAAGGCCGACGGCGGCACCATGCCGCTGGCCGTTTCGCGCGAGCTGCCGGTGGAATCCATCCTGTCCGGCCCGGCGGCCAGCGTCATGGGCATCATCGCCCTGTGCGACATCCGTGAAGACTGCGTGATCCTGGACATCGGCGGCACCACCACGGACATCGCCGTATTTGCCTGCGGATCGCCGGTCATCGAGAAGGACGGCATAGAGGTGGGCAGCTACCCCACGCTGGTGCGCGCGCTGAAGACGCGGTCCATCGGGGTGGGCGGCGATTCGCGCCTGCACGTGGCCGCCGGGGCGGTGCGCGTGGGGCCGGAACGGGCCGGGGCCAGCATGGCCATGGGCGGCAAGCGGCCCACGCTCATCGACGCGCTGAACTACCGGGGCCATGCCGCCGTGGGCGACGTTGCCGCTTCCGCGCGGGGCATCCGAGAACTGGCAGGACTGTGGGACCTGTATCCGGAACGGCTGGCCGACGACGCCATTGCCGAGGCCGTGGCGCGCATCCGGGCCGCCGTCACCGACCTGGTGGACGAGGTCAACGCCCGCCCGGTGTACACCATCATGGAACTGTTGCAGGGCAGGGTGGTGGAACCCGCCGCCGTGTACCTGATGGGCGGCCCGGCCAGGGTGATGCAGCCCTTGCTGGCCCCGGCGCTGGGCAAGCGGGTGGAGGTGCCGGACGACTTCGCCGTGGCCAACGCCATCGGCGCGGCGCTGACCCGCACCACGGCGGAACTGGAGCTGTTTGCGGACACCGAAAAGGGCGTGCTGTTCATCCCCACCCTGGGCGTGGAACGCAAGACGGGCCGGGGCTTCGACCTGGAACGGGCCAAGGCGGACGCGCGCACTGCGTTGCTGGAACACCTTGCGGGCCTTGGCGTTACCGGCGGCGAGGCGGCGGTGGAGGTGGTGGAGGCCTCGTCGTTCAACATGGTGGGCGACTACGGCACCGTGGGGCGCAACATCCGCGTGAAGTGCCAGGTGCGGCCCGGCATAATGGGCGAGCAGGGCAACGGTCGGAACGCCTGCGGCTGCACACCCTGCGCCGACGAGGCCGGAGCGTGA
- the glgB gene encoding 1,4-alpha-glucan branching protein GlgB — MQLTHPAFIEPFDLYMFGKGEHWDLYRVLGAHPATQDGAEGYRVAVWAPSAREVHLVGDFNDWRWGEYPLYPVGVSGVWAAFVPGMRKGALYKFGIRTGDGDNGGGRIVYKTDPFALYAEMRPGVAAVAWDIDNHQWADGDWMQRRAETGPPLKQAVSIYEVHAGSWQRKTDGTGVGGHPFLSWDELGDGLIPHVQNLGFTHIELLPVAEHPLDQSWGYQTGHYYAPTSRHGRPEDFKRFVDRCHQAGIGVILDWVPAHFPKDDWSLGRFDGTALFEHLDPRRGEHPDWGTFIFNYGRHEVRNFLLANALYWLREFHIDGLRMDAVASMLYLDYSREGGDWLPNEHGGRENLDAVEFLRQLNVVVHGQFPGAMTIAEESTAWAGVSRPVYTGGLGFTFKWNMGWMHDTLDYFRHEPVHRAYHHNALTFSLLYAFTENFVLPLSHDEVVHGKGALLSKMPGDAWQQQASLRALYAYMWAHPGKKLLFMGGEFGQWNEWDESRALDWCLYQFPAHGGIHALLRDLNGILRREPAMHVHDHDWTGFRWMDFSDWGGSVISFVRLCEGAPPVLWVFNFTPVVREYYRVPAPKGGVWREVLNTDSEYYGGSNVGNGGELQARTDEWGGGHHLVLTLPPLAGVALMPG; from the coding sequence ATGCAGCTTACCCACCCCGCCTTCATAGAGCCCTTCGACCTGTACATGTTCGGCAAGGGCGAACACTGGGACCTTTACCGGGTGCTCGGCGCGCATCCCGCCACGCAGGACGGCGCGGAAGGCTACCGGGTGGCCGTGTGGGCGCCCTCCGCCCGCGAGGTGCATCTGGTGGGCGACTTCAACGACTGGCGCTGGGGCGAATATCCGCTGTACCCGGTGGGCGTTTCCGGCGTGTGGGCGGCCTTTGTGCCCGGCATGCGCAAAGGCGCGTTGTACAAGTTCGGCATCCGCACCGGTGACGGCGACAACGGCGGCGGGCGCATCGTCTACAAGACCGACCCCTTCGCCCTGTACGCCGAAATGCGGCCCGGCGTGGCCGCCGTGGCCTGGGACATCGACAATCACCAATGGGCCGACGGCGACTGGATGCAGCGCCGCGCCGAGACGGGGCCGCCGCTCAAGCAGGCGGTGTCCATCTACGAAGTGCACGCGGGCTCGTGGCAACGCAAGACCGACGGCACGGGCGTGGGTGGTCATCCCTTCCTGTCGTGGGACGAACTGGGCGACGGGCTGATTCCGCACGTCCAGAACCTGGGCTTCACACACATCGAGCTGCTGCCCGTGGCGGAACATCCGCTGGACCAGTCGTGGGGCTACCAGACCGGGCACTACTACGCGCCCACGTCGCGCCACGGCAGGCCGGAAGACTTCAAGCGCTTCGTGGACCGCTGCCATCAGGCGGGCATAGGGGTTATCCTCGATTGGGTGCCCGCGCACTTTCCCAAGGACGACTGGAGCCTTGGCCGCTTTGACGGCACGGCCCTGTTCGAGCACCTGGACCCCCGCCGGGGCGAGCACCCGGACTGGGGCACCTTCATCTTCAACTACGGTCGGCACGAGGTGCGCAACTTTCTGCTGGCCAACGCGCTGTACTGGCTGCGCGAGTTCCACATCGACGGCCTGCGCATGGACGCCGTGGCCTCCATGCTCTACCTCGACTACTCGCGAGAGGGCGGCGACTGGCTGCCCAACGAACACGGCGGGCGCGAGAACCTGGACGCCGTGGAATTCCTGCGCCAGCTCAACGTGGTGGTGCACGGGCAGTTTCCCGGGGCCATGACCATAGCGGAAGAATCCACGGCCTGGGCCGGGGTGTCGCGCCCGGTGTACACTGGCGGCCTTGGCTTCACCTTCAAGTGGAACATGGGCTGGATGCACGACACGCTGGACTACTTCCGGCACGAGCCTGTGCACCGCGCCTACCACCACAATGCGCTGACCTTCTCGCTGCTCTACGCCTTCACCGAGAATTTCGTGCTGCCGCTCTCGCATGACGAGGTGGTGCACGGCAAGGGCGCGCTGCTTTCCAAGATGCCCGGCGATGCGTGGCAGCAGCAGGCCAGCCTGCGCGCGCTGTACGCCTACATGTGGGCGCATCCGGGAAAGAAGCTGCTGTTCATGGGCGGCGAGTTCGGCCAGTGGAACGAATGGGACGAAAGCCGCGCGCTGGACTGGTGCCTGTACCAGTTCCCCGCGCACGGGGGCATCCACGCCCTGCTGCGCGACCTGAACGGAATCCTGCGGCGCGAACCGGCCATGCACGTGCACGACCACGACTGGACGGGCTTTCGCTGGATGGACTTTTCCGACTGGGGCGGCTCGGTGATCAGTTTCGTGCGGCTGTGCGAAGGCGCCCCGCCCGTGCTGTGGGTGTTCAACTTCACCCCGGTGGTGCGCGAATACTACCGGGTGCCCGCGCCCAAGGGGGGCGTCTGGCGCGAGGTGCTGAACACCGACAGCGAATACTACGGGGGCTCCAACGTGGGCAACGGCGGTGAATTGCAGGCCCGCACCGACGAGTGGGGCGGGGGGCACCACCTTGTGCTGACCCTGCCGCCGTTGGCGGGGGTGGCCCTGATGCCGGGGTAG
- a CDS encoding L-threonylcarbamoyladenylate synthase gives MLDCQMLNCQMLNMDDAAALLRAGRVVVFPTETFFGVGCLATHAGAVDEVYRVKRRAHRLALPVIVGHVGQLAQVAAPMGPVAEDLARHFWPGPLSILLPAAPGVPVPLTGGTGRVAVRLTPHPVARELCLLAGGPLVASSANISGRPAVTRAADLDPELLAEVPGVLDLPPAPPGGLPSTLVEVLDEGGGTGGGTGDGVGGAAPRLLVLRAGAVSAQALRDAGYVVE, from the coding sequence ATGCTGGATTGCCAGATGCTGAATTGCCAGATGCTGAATATGGACGATGCCGCCGCGCTGCTGCGCGCGGGACGGGTGGTGGTGTTCCCCACCGAGACCTTTTTCGGGGTGGGCTGCCTGGCCACCCATGCCGGTGCCGTTGACGAGGTATACCGGGTGAAGCGCCGCGCCCACCGTCTGGCCCTGCCGGTCATCGTGGGCCATGTGGGCCAGTTGGCGCAGGTGGCGGCCCCCATGGGGCCGGTGGCGGAAGACCTGGCCCGGCACTTCTGGCCGGGGCCGCTGTCCATCCTGCTGCCTGCCGCGCCCGGCGTGCCCGTACCGCTTACCGGGGGCACGGGGCGCGTGGCCGTGCGCCTGACCCCGCATCCCGTGGCCCGCGAGTTGTGTCTGCTGGCCGGTGGGCCGCTGGTTGCCAGCAGCGCCAACATCAGCGGACGCCCTGCCGTTACCCGTGCCGCCGATCTTGACCCGGAACTGCTGGCCGAGGTGCCCGGGGTGCTGGACCTGCCCCCCGCGCCGCCCGGCGGGTTGCCCTCCACGCTGGTGGAGGTGCTGGATGAGGGGGGCGGAACTGGCGGCGGAACTGGTGACGGGGTTGGCGGCGCTGCGCCGCGCCTGCTGGTGTTGCGGGCCGGGGCCGTGTCGGCGCAAGCCCTGCGCGATGCCGGGTATGTGGTGGAGTGA
- the pdxA gene encoding 4-hydroxythreonine-4-phosphate dehydrogenase PdxA yields MRAEPLLITLGDANGLGPELACRLLSGHLPAHLPPHLANRVLLLLGAEASLRAHLALAGNIPFWTRVDDPARALAADAAPGVYLYEPPGLADIRVQVGQATPDGGKAAGVALATACDLLLAAPAGATSSRGRRGLVTLPLHKAMLHAAGYDVPGHTEYLARRAGLGDDEVCMHLGGDVLRVSLVTTHPPLRDVPGLITRQRVLHCLRLTAAHARAIGAAGPVAVCGLNPHAGESGRIGSEEIDVIAPAVADAVAEGLDVIGPLPADTLFVKAARGAYAAVLAMYHDQGLAPLKMLHFSDAVNVTLGLPFVRTSVDHGTGFDIAGTGTADTGSFAAALRLACTLCDGKD; encoded by the coding sequence ATGCGTGCGGAACCGTTGCTGATAACCCTTGGCGATGCCAACGGCCTTGGGCCGGAACTGGCGTGCCGCCTGCTGTCCGGCCACCTGCCTGCCCATCTGCCCCCCCATCTGGCAAACCGGGTGTTGTTGCTGCTGGGGGCGGAAGCCTCGTTGCGGGCGCATCTTGCCCTTGCGGGCAACATTCCCTTCTGGACACGGGTGGACGATCCGGCGCGAGCGCTGGCGGCAGACGCCGCTCCCGGCGTGTACCTGTACGAGCCGCCGGGGCTTGCCGACATCCGCGTGCAGGTGGGCCAGGCCACCCCGGACGGGGGCAAGGCGGCGGGGGTGGCCCTTGCCACGGCCTGCGACCTGCTGCTGGCCGCGCCTGCGGGCGCTACCTCCTCGCGCGGACGCCGAGGACTGGTCACCCTGCCGCTGCACAAGGCCATGCTGCATGCCGCCGGGTACGACGTGCCCGGCCATACCGAATATCTTGCCCGACGCGCGGGCCTTGGCGACGACGAGGTGTGCATGCACCTTGGCGGCGACGTGCTGCGCGTCAGTCTGGTGACCACCCACCCGCCGCTGCGCGATGTGCCCGGCCTGATCACCCGGCAGCGGGTGCTGCACTGCCTGCGCCTGACGGCGGCCCACGCGAGGGCCATCGGGGCTGCGGGACCGGTTGCCGTGTGCGGGCTGAACCCCCACGCCGGGGAATCGGGCCGCATCGGCAGCGAGGAAATCGACGTCATCGCCCCGGCGGTGGCCGACGCCGTGGCCGAAGGGCTGGATGTCATCGGGCCGCTGCCTGCCGACACGCTGTTCGTCAAGGCGGCGCGCGGGGCCTATGCCGCCGTGCTGGCCATGTACCACGACCAGGGGCTGGCCCCCCTGAAGATGCTGCATTTTTCCGACGCCGTGAACGTGACCCTGGGGTTGCCTTTCGTGCGCACCTCGGTGGATCACGGCACGGGCTTCGACATCGCCGGAACCGGCACGGCGGACACCGGCAGCTTTGCCGCCGCGCTGCGCCTTGCCTGCACCCTTTGCGACGGAAAGGACTGA
- a CDS encoding 23S rRNA (pseudouridine(1915)-N(3))-methyltransferase RlmH has protein sequence MKSLRLLAVGKLKTPFWQQAAAHYLERLRHTWRVTETLVRDGDAALPPAKRNADEGARLLAALGPADIVVCMDERGKAHTSREFAALLDRLTENATAVPCFVIGGAYGLDDAVLKRAALRVCLGPMTFPHEMARVVLLEQLYRADCILRGSPYHH, from the coding sequence GTGAAATCACTGCGCCTGCTGGCGGTGGGCAAGCTGAAGACGCCGTTCTGGCAGCAGGCCGCCGCGCATTACCTGGAACGGCTGCGCCACACCTGGCGCGTGACCGAAACCCTGGTCCGCGATGGCGACGCCGCCCTGCCGCCCGCCAAACGCAACGCCGACGAAGGCGCGCGCCTGCTGGCGGCCCTTGGCCCCGCCGACATCGTGGTATGTATGGACGAACGCGGCAAGGCCCACACCTCGCGCGAATTCGCCGCGCTGCTGGACAGACTGACGGAAAACGCCACGGCGGTGCCGTGCTTCGTCATCGGCGGCGCCTACGGCCTGGACGATGCCGTCCTGAAACGGGCCGCCCTGCGCGTCTGCCTTGGCCCCATGACCTTCCCCCACGAGATGGCCCGCGTGGTGCTGCTGGAGCAGTTGTACCGCGCGGACTGCATCCTGCGCGGCTCACCGTATCATCATTAG
- a CDS encoding isoaspartyl peptidase/L-asparaginase family protein yields the protein MTQPRIIVHGGAWTIPADRQQAHIDGCRAAVDAVWGELQRGMPALEAVRRAVNVLEADPTYDAGRGAVLNAEGQIELDAAIMDGATLNFGAVAAVRNFLHPVDIARKVMDTEFCFLVGEGAERFAHEAGIGAIDPAELVVEREVRLYNELRARAGFSTHDAFRPQAGMNGAAGETASMDGTACNCPAGPEPAMPKGTVGAVALDAAGNIAAATSTGGTPMKRPGRVGDSPLCGAGTYADNETGGASATGFGEGIIRVLMTRSACDFLRDANASPADAARKAIDLLHRRVAGHAGLIMLDRQGRYGVHCNTEHIAHAYALPGGGIHADVELRR from the coding sequence ATGACCCAACCGAGAATCATCGTGCACGGCGGCGCGTGGACCATCCCCGCCGACCGGCAGCAGGCCCACATCGACGGCTGTCGCGCGGCGGTGGACGCCGTGTGGGGCGAACTGCAACGCGGCATGCCCGCGCTGGAGGCCGTGCGCCGGGCCGTCAACGTGCTGGAGGCCGACCCCACCTACGACGCCGGGCGCGGAGCCGTGCTGAACGCCGAGGGGCAGATAGAACTGGACGCCGCCATCATGGACGGCGCCACCCTGAACTTCGGGGCCGTGGCGGCGGTGCGCAACTTCCTGCACCCCGTGGACATCGCCCGCAAGGTCATGGACACCGAATTCTGCTTTCTGGTGGGCGAAGGGGCGGAACGCTTTGCGCATGAAGCGGGCATTGGAGCCATCGACCCCGCCGAACTGGTGGTAGAGCGGGAAGTGCGCCTGTACAACGAACTGCGCGCCCGCGCGGGCTTTTCCACCCACGACGCCTTCCGGCCCCAGGCCGGGATGAACGGGGCAGCCGGGGAAACGGCTTCCATGGACGGCACCGCGTGCAACTGCCCGGCAGGACCGGAACCGGCCATGCCCAAGGGCACGGTGGGGGCGGTGGCGCTGGATGCGGCGGGCAACATCGCCGCAGCCACCTCTACTGGCGGCACCCCCATGAAACGGCCCGGCCGGGTGGGTGATTCCCCCTTGTGCGGTGCGGGCACCTATGCGGACAACGAAACCGGCGGGGCTTCCGCCACCGGCTTCGGCGAAGGCATCATCCGCGTGCTGATGACCCGTTCCGCCTGCGACTTTCTGCGCGATGCCAACGCATCCCCCGCTGACGCCGCCCGCAAGGCCATCGACCTGCTGCACCGCCGGGTGGCGGGGCACGCCGGGCTGATCATGCTGGACAGGCAGGGCCGCTACGGCGTGCACTGCAACACCGAGCACATTGCCCATGCCTATGCCCTGCCGGGCGGGGGCATCCATGCGGATGTGGAATTGCGGCGCTGA
- a CDS encoding NUDIX domain-containing protein: protein MEHRVPCPHCGGPVVMYRNPAPTVDILIHEPGRGIVLIRRRNEPPGWALPGGFIDYGESAEAAAVREAREETGLDVELTGLVGVYSDPDRDPRHHTLSVVYAARVRGGGVTPVAGAVAGPSPGGAASPVALPMAGDDAADARFFAPDDLPQTMAFDHAKIIADWLRDRGRCPERTGEGA, encoded by the coding sequence ATGGAACACCGCGTCCCCTGCCCGCACTGCGGCGGCCCCGTGGTCATGTACCGCAACCCCGCGCCCACCGTCGACATCCTCATTCACGAGCCGGGGCGGGGCATCGTGCTCATCCGGCGGCGCAACGAGCCGCCCGGCTGGGCGCTGCCCGGCGGGTTCATCGACTACGGCGAATCGGCAGAGGCGGCGGCGGTGCGCGAGGCCCGCGAGGAAACCGGGCTGGACGTGGAACTGACCGGCCTTGTTGGGGTGTATTCCGACCCGGACCGCGACCCGCGCCACCACACCCTCAGCGTGGTTTACGCCGCGCGGGTGCGTGGCGGTGGCGTCACCCCGGTGGCGGGGGCTGTTGCCGGGCCGTCGCCAGGGGGCGCTGCCTCCCCCGTTGCCCTCCCCATGGCGGGTGACGACGCGGCAGACGCCAGGTTCTTTGCACCGGACGATCTGCCGCAAACCATGGCCTTCGACCATGCGAAAATCATCGCCGACTGGCTGCGCGACCGGGGCCGTTGCCCGGAGCGCACGGGGGAAGGGGCCTGA
- the glgA gene encoding glycogen synthase GlgA — MRREVVFVTSEMYPFSKSGGLGDVLGAQPLALHRMGVPTSVITPFYGRLRTADYGIHLTISDCHVGYPWDPITCDVYEADYHGMKVYFVHRGEYFDRRYYYNDHKGDYFDNCERFIFFCRAVMALLRRLGTPPAVLHANDWQSGLVPAYLHFWRQTDPFWADTRSVMTIHNLAFQGRFASRLFTGCGLPPQAWTMSGVEFWGDFNLLKAGIAYADMVTTVSPSYAREILGPAYGCGLEGILQARQHALHGILNGADYGIWNPAQDKFLPCRYGPDDPQGFAGKQRCKAALLDELGLAPELAHRPVLGFIGRLRGQKGIDLLLDIVPRLMERNVGVIILGEGNLAHEARALDLMETYRGRLCAIVGYTEDLAHRIQAGSDIFLMPSRYEPCGLTQMYALRYGTPPVATAVGGLRDTIMPWPSPEATGFTFGRSDPQLFLEAILDAVHYWEHDTEGWRAMMIRAMGQDFSWERAGRSYVNLYRQLGFDFS, encoded by the coding sequence ATGCGACGTGAGGTCGTTTTCGTCACCTCGGAAATGTATCCCTTTTCCAAAAGCGGGGGGCTGGGCGACGTGCTGGGCGCGCAGCCCCTGGCCCTGCACCGCATGGGCGTGCCCACTTCGGTGATCACGCCGTTCTACGGTCGCCTGCGTACGGCGGACTACGGCATCCACCTGACCATCTCCGACTGTCACGTGGGCTACCCGTGGGATCCCATCACCTGCGATGTCTACGAGGCCGACTACCACGGCATGAAGGTGTACTTCGTGCATCGTGGCGAATATTTCGACCGCCGCTACTACTACAACGACCACAAGGGCGACTATTTCGACAACTGCGAGCGGTTCATCTTCTTCTGCCGCGCCGTCATGGCGCTGCTGCGCCGCCTGGGCACGCCGCCCGCCGTGCTGCACGCCAACGACTGGCAGAGCGGGCTGGTGCCCGCCTATCTGCACTTCTGGCGGCAGACCGACCCGTTCTGGGCCGACACGCGCAGCGTCATGACCATCCACAACCTGGCCTTCCAGGGGCGGTTTGCCTCGCGCCTGTTCACCGGCTGCGGCCTGCCGCCGCAGGCATGGACCATGAGCGGGGTGGAATTCTGGGGCGACTTCAACCTGCTGAAGGCGGGCATCGCCTATGCCGACATGGTCACCACGGTCAGCCCCAGCTACGCCCGCGAAATCCTGGGGCCTGCCTACGGCTGCGGACTGGAGGGCATTCTGCAGGCCCGCCAGCACGCGCTGCACGGCATCCTGAACGGGGCGGACTACGGCATCTGGAACCCGGCGCAGGACAAGTTTCTGCCGTGCCGCTACGGGCCCGACGATCCGCAGGGTTTTGCCGGCAAGCAACGGTGCAAGGCGGCCCTGCTGGACGAACTGGGCCTTGCGCCGGAACTGGCCCACCGGCCCGTGCTGGGCTTCATCGGGCGGCTGCGCGGGCAGAAGGGCATAGACCTGCTGCTGGACATAGTGCCCCGGCTCATGGAGCGCAACGTGGGCGTGATCATCCTGGGCGAGGGCAACCTTGCGCACGAGGCGCGGGCGCTGGACCTTATGGAAACCTACCGGGGCAGGCTGTGCGCCATCGTGGGCTATACGGAAGACCTGGCCCACCGCATCCAGGCGGGCAGCGACATCTTTCTCATGCCCTCGCGTTACGAGCCGTGCGGCCTGACCCAGATGTACGCCCTGCGCTACGGCACCCCGCCCGTGGCCACCGCCGTGGGCGGCCTGCGCGACACCATCATGCCGTGGCCGTCGCCCGAGGCCACCGGCTTCACCTTCGGGCGGAGCGACCCGCAACTGTTCCTCGAAGCCATCCTGGACGCCGTGCACTACTGGGAGCACGACACCGAAGGCTGGCGGGCCATGATGATCCGCGCCATGGGCCAGGACTTTTCGTGGGAGCGGGCCGGGCGCAGCTACGTGAACCTGTACCGGCAACTGGGATTCGACTTTTCCTGA
- a CDS encoding glycosyltransferase family 9 protein codes for MKSDKLIAVHNGALGDFLCAWPALLALARGADTLDMKPGGAGTEHAAAQGCAPRLLFTGNMERMRWLAPLGYVPCPPAMRRALDGLYGGTDGGRNNEGGATRGGTDWPDALAGATVAWFCLDRAPVAAHPRVVPLPCLTAGPDMPDMPDMSDMPDMPDEGDADADGRTSEPAMPTCHVTESLRTRLQRIPPSALPCPPRWDADWQDTWQTLFGGWEGADSRTVVLVPGAGHRSKQWPPRRFALVAGALFRAGYNPLYVLGPAELERGLERADLMPEGQPEAEEIPVVTPADHDALAHLLRRARLVIGNDSGPLHLAALHGVPVLSLFGPAPAGVWRPHGAAALVSPLECAPCSATLRTLGCDRGQGNASPHGEKSRNGTADSDGAFPCMAAITVQEVLDKSMELLGIPFQQEKWTQRP; via the coding sequence ATGAAAAGTGACAAGTTGATAGCCGTGCACAACGGCGCGCTGGGCGACTTCCTGTGCGCCTGGCCCGCCCTGCTGGCGCTGGCGCGGGGGGCGGATACGCTGGACATGAAGCCAGGCGGCGCGGGGACGGAACACGCCGCGGCGCAAGGGTGCGCGCCCCGTCTGTTGTTCACGGGCAACATGGAACGCATGCGCTGGCTGGCCCCGTTGGGCTATGTGCCCTGCCCTCCGGCCATGCGCCGGGCGCTGGACGGGCTGTACGGAGGCACGGATGGCGGGAGGAACAACGAGGGCGGGGCGACGAGAGGGGGAACGGACTGGCCGGACGCCCTGGCCGGGGCCACAGTGGCGTGGTTCTGTCTGGACCGCGCACCGGTGGCCGCCCACCCGCGCGTGGTGCCCCTGCCCTGCCTGACAGCCGGGCCAGACATGCCGGACATGCCGGACATGTCGGACATGCCGGACATGCCGGACGAGGGCGATGCGGACGCGGATGGCCGGACATCCGAACCCGCCATGCCCACCTGCCACGTCACCGAATCGCTCCGGACCCGGCTTCAACGCATCCCCCCGTCCGCCCTGCCCTGCCCGCCCCGCTGGGACGCGGACTGGCAGGACACATGGCAAACCCTGTTCGGCGGCTGGGAAGGCGCGGATTCGCGCACCGTGGTGCTGGTGCCGGGTGCGGGACACCGATCCAAGCAGTGGCCGCCCCGGCGGTTCGCCCTCGTGGCCGGGGCGTTGTTCCGGGCCGGGTACAATCCGTTGTACGTGCTGGGTCCGGCGGAACTGGAGCGTGGTCTTGAACGGGCCGACCTGATGCCGGAAGGACAACCGGAGGCGGAGGAGATACCGGTGGTCACCCCTGCCGACCACGACGCACTGGCGCATCTGCTGCGCCGCGCACGTCTGGTGATCGGCAACGATTCCGGTCCACTGCACCTTGCCGCGCTGCACGGCGTGCCGGTGCTGTCGCTGTTCGGTCCGGCCCCCGCCGGGGTGTGGCGTCCACATGGGGCGGCGGCGCTGGTCAGCCCGCTGGAATGTGCCCCCTGTTCCGCCACCCTGCGCACGCTGGGTTGCGACCGGGGGCAAGGCAACGCAAGCCCGCACGGCGAAAAAAGCCGCAATGGTACCGCTGATTCCGACGGCGCCTTTCCGTGCATGGCCGCCATCACCGTGCAGGAAGTACTGGACAAGAGCATGGAATTGCTAGGGATACCTTTCCAGCAAGAAAAATGGACGCAGCGGCCCTGA